A genome region from Sphingobium sp. WTD-1 includes the following:
- the erpA gene encoding iron-sulfur cluster insertion protein ErpA has protein sequence MADIDLTPSAAARVAAIAAKQGKPAILRLAVEGGGCSGFQYRFGLAEQVEAEDLAVERDGVTLVVDDVSLDLVRGSAVDFVSDLGGAAFKVTNPNATAGCGCGTSFSV, from the coding sequence ATGGCCGATATTGACCTCACCCCCTCCGCTGCCGCGCGCGTCGCGGCGATCGCCGCCAAGCAGGGCAAGCCCGCCATATTGCGGCTGGCCGTGGAAGGCGGCGGCTGTTCGGGCTTCCAATATCGCTTTGGCCTGGCCGAGCAGGTGGAGGCCGAGGATCTGGCGGTGGAGCGCGATGGCGTGACGCTGGTGGTGGACGATGTCAGCCTGGACCTGGTGCGCGGCTCTGCGGTCGATTTCGTGTCGGACCTGGGCGGCGCGGCGTTCAAGGTGACCAATCCCAACGCGACCGCCGGTTGCGGCTGCGGCACCAGCTTCTCGGTCTGA
- a CDS encoding bestrophin family ion channel — MIVGRAPRIRQSFQTAWRALIALFFWDLAVTIFYFISPFKAPALPLTIFGTALALVLGFRVNSAYQRWWEGRILWGAMVNVSRSWARAVMNFIPDRAETANLRQTLVERHIAYVQALRCQLRRIDPAPDVRRVLAGPEIPEEIPELGRRNPANGLLDGSGRRVEQARADGWIDSIQQTQIERLLVDMSNAQGGMERIKNTPLPAQYRSFPKFFTRLFCILLPIGLVETLGIATPVGSAVAGFMYLAVLQIGDDLVDPFGNDVHDLPLDSITTTIEADMCDTLGREGPPPVQPVDGVLW; from the coding sequence ATGATCGTCGGACGTGCCCCACGTATCCGCCAGAGTTTCCAGACCGCATGGCGCGCGCTGATCGCGCTGTTCTTCTGGGATCTGGCGGTCACCATCTTCTACTTCATATCGCCGTTCAAGGCGCCGGCCCTGCCGCTGACCATCTTCGGCACCGCGCTCGCCCTGGTACTCGGCTTCCGCGTCAACTCCGCCTATCAGCGCTGGTGGGAAGGCCGCATCCTGTGGGGGGCGATGGTCAATGTCTCGCGCAGCTGGGCACGCGCGGTGATGAACTTCATCCCCGACCGGGCCGAAACGGCGAACCTGCGCCAGACCCTGGTCGAACGCCATATCGCCTATGTCCAAGCGCTGCGCTGCCAGCTCCGCCGGATCGATCCCGCGCCCGATGTGCGCCGCGTGCTCGCCGGCCCGGAGATTCCGGAGGAGATTCCGGAACTGGGCCGCCGCAATCCCGCCAACGGCCTGCTCGACGGATCGGGGCGCCGGGTCGAACAGGCGCGCGCGGATGGCTGGATCGACAGCATCCAGCAGACCCAGATCGAACGCCTGCTGGTCGACATGTCGAACGCGCAGGGCGGCATGGAGCGGATCAAGAACACCCCGCTGCCCGCCCAGTATCGCAGCTTCCCCAAATTCTTCACCCGGCTCTTCTGCATCTTGCTGCCGATCGGCCTGGTCGAGACATTGGGCATCGCCACCCCGGTGGGATCGGCGGTCGCGGGCTTCATGTATCTCGCCGTGCTGCAGATCGGCGACGACCTGGTCGATCCGTTCGGTAACGACGTCCACGACCTGCCGCTCGACAGCATCACCACCACGATCGAGGCGGACATGTGCGACACGCTCGGCCGCGAAGGGCCTCCGCCGGTCCAGCCGGTCGACGGCGTACTCTGGTAA
- a CDS encoding sialate O-acetylesterase — MNWRVVGLGLIALIGAAGSAGGAAPLPDIYVLAGQSNMSGRGALTDLTEAERAPVPGVMMLGNDGIVRPAVEPIDSAEGQQDMVSADRLATVGPGLFFGRALIARQRRPILLIPCAKGGSTIARWRPGGDRTTLYGSCLARVQSVRGRLAGILWYQGESDTENMATATGYGAALADLVGHFRRDLGRAELPFLFAQIADRPAAPVYVARYPGWAMVQTAQRDIALRCAYMVPTGGLERQADELHLVTDAQRRLGMAMARAMMALQADGCGR, encoded by the coding sequence TTGAACTGGCGGGTTGTCGGACTGGGCCTGATCGCGCTGATCGGCGCGGCTGGCTCGGCCGGCGGCGCGGCGCCCTTGCCCGACATCTATGTGCTGGCCGGCCAGTCCAACATGTCCGGGCGCGGCGCCCTGACGGACCTGACCGAGGCGGAAAGGGCGCCGGTGCCGGGCGTGATGATGCTCGGCAATGACGGCATCGTCCGGCCGGCGGTGGAACCGATCGACAGTGCGGAGGGGCAGCAGGACATGGTGTCGGCGGACCGGCTGGCGACGGTCGGGCCGGGCCTGTTCTTTGGCCGCGCGCTGATCGCGCGGCAGCGGCGGCCGATCCTCCTGATCCCCTGCGCCAAGGGTGGTAGCACGATCGCGCGCTGGCGACCCGGCGGGGACCGGACGACGCTCTATGGATCGTGCCTGGCGCGGGTGCAATCGGTTCGCGGACGGCTGGCCGGCATCCTCTGGTATCAGGGCGAGAGCGACACGGAGAATATGGCGACGGCAACCGGCTATGGCGCTGCGCTGGCCGATCTGGTCGGGCATTTCCGGCGGGATCTGGGACGGGCAGAGCTGCCGTTCCTCTTTGCGCAGATCGCCGATCGGCCGGCGGCGCCGGTGTATGTCGCGCGCTATCCGGGATGGGCGATGGTGCAGACGGCGCAGCGCGACATCGCCCTGCGCTGCGCCTATATGGTGCCGACCGGCGGCCTTGAGCGGCAGGCGGACGAACTGCATCTGGTGACCGATGCCCAGCGCCGGCTGGGCATGGCGATGGCGCGGGCGATGATGGCCTTGCAGGCGGATGGATGCGGGCGCTGA
- a CDS encoding DUF2239 family protein, whose amino-acid sequence MDRTLTAFSGDYWIATGDEDEVRAALRVMGDDAQNILLFDDRTGRQVDIDLQVDAAPRGRGRPKMGVQAREITLLPRHWDWLAAQPRGASATLRQLVEDAVKASADKPSPRAAMDAAYHFLTAMAGDRPGYEAAIRALYAGDRAAFEAAAEGWPGAIRAHGLALAEPAFSA is encoded by the coding sequence ATGGACCGCACATTGACGGCCTTTTCGGGCGACTATTGGATCGCGACCGGCGACGAGGATGAGGTGCGCGCGGCGCTGCGGGTCATGGGGGATGACGCGCAGAATATCCTGCTGTTCGACGATCGCACCGGGCGACAGGTGGATATCGACCTGCAGGTCGATGCGGCGCCGCGGGGGCGGGGGCGACCCAAGATGGGGGTGCAGGCGCGCGAGATCACCCTGCTGCCGCGCCATTGGGACTGGCTGGCGGCGCAGCCGCGCGGCGCCTCCGCCACGTTGCGGCAACTGGTGGAGGATGCGGTGAAGGCGAGCGCGGACAAGCCTTCGCCGCGTGCGGCGATGGATGCGGCCTATCATTTCCTGACCGCGATGGCGGGCGACCGGCCCGGCTATGAAGCGGCGATCCGTGCGCTTTATGCCGGGGACAGGGCGGCGTTCGAGGCGGCGGCGGAAGGCTGGCCCGGCGCGATCCGGGCGCATGGTCTGGCGCTGGCGGAGCCGGCCTTTTCCGCCTAG
- a CDS encoding TonB-dependent receptor, whose amino-acid sequence MKGQSKMAVVMASLLVGVASGTLAGVAHAQDMSAGDIIVTAQKREQNVQDVPLSVQVLGEAQLQANAVQDFNDLSRVSPSLSIRPAENPASANVAIRGVGTLAFSPGVEPSVAVILDDVALAFQSRAFTDLSDIERIEVLRGPQTTLYGKSASAGLINIVSKAPTKTLTASVRGMITTDDEQQIGAVLSGPLTDTLGFRTSVNYDDFKGNSRNLADGKTLNGRRYFSTRNKLRWNPTAELQADLAIDYADGRTTATRPFIELGDNAVLRGNPAFTQDVFAPGITVGKDNTDVSIDFPTGNTYNDFAQSLRLSYDTGGPTIMSITAHDRYKSHDWFDSDDSAITSFQNFQYGHFDSEQFSQELRLISPGKDRFRYTLGAYYSNVDIGRDFYRGPLFSNANWDATNGSDLIAGFGQLEYDPLPGTTLIAGGRYSREKIDYVFTDLAASRVYAGRSSDGFGTYKLGIKQDVARDMNLYLTYATGHKGQAYDISSGFNQARADAGPVNPEKSDSLELGFRSQLLDRKVTLNVTVFSSNFRDFQTQAVENLADGTQNFRLTNVGKVRIRGLEMETSIRPVAGLTINGSLTYLDAKFREFAGAACYVNQTAAQGCVGTPPRQDLSGKAMLISPKWKLAGNIDYAQPLGQGPLELVAQGAVTWQSKVVPLDQNPRTIQPEYAMVNIALGLRSADKSWQVMGFINNLFDQHYRYLINDVSNRYGTTAIQGYVPRDFHRYGGIRLSYSY is encoded by the coding sequence ATGAAGGGGCAGTCGAAAATGGCCGTCGTGATGGCGAGCCTGCTGGTAGGCGTCGCATCTGGGACGCTGGCGGGCGTGGCCCATGCGCAGGATATGTCGGCCGGCGACATCATCGTGACGGCGCAGAAGCGCGAACAGAATGTGCAGGATGTGCCCTTGTCGGTGCAGGTGCTGGGCGAGGCCCAGTTGCAGGCCAATGCGGTGCAGGATTTCAACGATCTGAGCCGCGTGTCGCCGTCGCTGAGCATCCGGCCGGCGGAAAATCCGGCGAGCGCCAATGTCGCGATCCGCGGTGTCGGCACCCTGGCCTTCAGCCCCGGCGTCGAGCCGAGCGTCGCGGTGATCCTGGACGATGTGGCGCTGGCCTTCCAGTCGCGCGCCTTCACCGATCTTTCCGATATCGAGCGGATCGAGGTGCTGCGCGGGCCGCAGACGACGCTTTATGGCAAGTCGGCCTCGGCCGGCCTGATCAATATCGTGTCCAAGGCGCCGACCAAGACGCTGACCGCGTCGGTGCGGGGCATGATCACCACCGATGACGAGCAACAGATCGGTGCGGTTCTTTCCGGGCCGCTGACCGACACGCTGGGTTTCCGCACCAGCGTCAACTATGATGATTTCAAGGGCAATTCGCGCAACCTGGCCGATGGCAAGACGCTGAATGGGCGCCGCTATTTCTCCACCCGCAACAAGCTGCGCTGGAACCCGACGGCCGAGTTGCAGGCCGATCTGGCGATCGATTATGCCGATGGGCGGACGACAGCGACGCGGCCCTTCATCGAACTGGGCGACAATGCGGTCCTGCGCGGCAATCCGGCCTTCACCCAGGATGTGTTCGCGCCGGGTATCACCGTCGGCAAGGACAATACGGACGTGTCGATCGATTTTCCGACCGGCAACACCTATAATGATTTCGCCCAGTCGCTGCGGCTGAGCTATGATACGGGCGGGCCGACGATCATGTCGATCACCGCGCATGACCGCTACAAGTCGCATGACTGGTTCGACAGCGACGATTCCGCGATCACCAGCTTCCAGAATTTCCAATATGGCCATTTCGACAGCGAGCAGTTCAGTCAGGAACTGCGGCTGATTTCGCCTGGCAAGGACCGGTTCCGCTATACGCTGGGTGCCTATTACAGCAATGTCGACATTGGCCGCGACTTCTATCGCGGGCCGCTCTTTTCCAACGCCAATTGGGATGCGACCAACGGCAGCGACCTGATCGCGGGCTTTGGCCAGCTGGAATATGATCCGCTGCCCGGCACGACGCTGATCGCCGGTGGCCGCTACAGCCGGGAGAAGATCGATTATGTGTTCACCGATCTGGCGGCCAGCCGGGTCTATGCGGGGCGCAGCAGCGACGGTTTCGGCACCTACAAGCTGGGCATCAAGCAGGATGTCGCACGCGACATGAACCTCTATCTCACCTATGCGACCGGGCATAAGGGGCAGGCCTATGATATCTCGTCGGGCTTCAACCAGGCGCGCGCCGATGCCGGCCCGGTGAACCCGGAAAAGTCCGACAGCCTGGAACTGGGCTTCCGGTCGCAGTTGCTGGATCGCAAGGTGACGCTGAACGTCACCGTCTTCAGTTCCAACTTTCGTGATTTCCAGACCCAGGCGGTGGAAAACCTGGCCGACGGGACGCAGAATTTCCGCCTGACCAATGTCGGCAAGGTGCGCATCCGGGGGCTGGAAATGGAAACCAGCATCCGTCCGGTGGCCGGGCTGACGATCAATGGGTCGCTCACCTATCTGGACGCCAAGTTCAGGGAATTTGCCGGCGCGGCCTGTTATGTGAACCAGACCGCGGCGCAGGGATGTGTCGGCACGCCGCCGCGCCAGGATCTGAGCGGCAAGGCGATGCTGATCTCGCCCAAGTGGAAGCTGGCGGGCAATATCGATTATGCCCAGCCGCTGGGGCAGGGGCCGCTGGAACTGGTCGCGCAGGGCGCCGTTACATGGCAGAGCAAGGTCGTGCCGCTGGACCAGAATCCGCGCACCATCCAGCCGGAATATGCGATGGTGAACATCGCGCTGGGCCTGCGCAGCGCCGACAAGTCCTGGCAGGTGATGGGCTTCATCAACAATCTGTTCGACCAGCATTATCGCTACCTGATCAACGATGTGTCGAACCGCTACGGGACGACGGCGATCCAGGGCTATGTGCCGCGTGATTTCCATCGTTATGGCGGCATCCGCCTGAGCTACAGCTATTGA
- a CDS encoding M23 family metallopeptidase: MLILRTVNALGARWFQSASKTAKIFGMVGMVGVMCAAAPANAKDEDDPYGDASEINTSALGPADVGFSNIFSSLQRMDGNAKTAAYIPSGRPVEKLSLTSNFGVRSDPFNRSARMHKGIDIPGPIGTPIHATADGIISRAGWASGYGNLVQISHGNGMETRYGHMSKLLVAPNSYVHRGQVIGLMGSTGRSTGSHLHYEVRVDGAAINPIPFVAGPDYLIAMNTKPPVAMGGPTKADEKAVD; the protein is encoded by the coding sequence ATGTTGATTCTTCGTACTGTGAATGCGCTGGGTGCGCGTTGGTTCCAATCGGCCAGCAAGACGGCCAAGATTTTCGGGATGGTCGGCATGGTAGGCGTGATGTGCGCCGCAGCCCCGGCTAACGCCAAGGATGAAGATGATCCTTATGGCGATGCATCGGAAATCAACACCAGCGCGCTCGGCCCGGCCGATGTCGGCTTCTCGAACATCTTCTCCAGCCTGCAGCGCATGGACGGCAACGCCAAGACGGCAGCCTATATCCCCTCGGGCCGCCCGGTCGAAAAGCTGTCGCTGACCTCGAACTTCGGCGTGCGTTCCGACCCGTTCAACCGCAGCGCCCGCATGCACAAGGGCATCGATATTCCGGGGCCCATCGGCACCCCGATCCACGCGACCGCCGACGGCATCATCAGCCGCGCCGGCTGGGCCAGCGGTTATGGCAACCTGGTCCAGATCTCGCACGGCAACGGCATGGAAACCCGCTACGGCCATATGTCGAAGCTGCTGGTTGCGCCCAACAGCTATGTTCATCGCGGCCAGGTGATCGGCCTGATGGGGTCGACCGGCCGTTCGACCGGCAGCCACCTCCATTATGAAGTCCGCGTCGATGGCGCGGCGATCAACCCGATCCCGTTCGTCGCCGGTCCCGATTATCTGATCGCGATGAACACCAAGCCGCCGGTCGCCATGGGCGGCCCGACCAAGGCGGACGAAAAGGCCGTCGACTGA
- a CDS encoding N-acetyltransferase, whose protein sequence is MASTDLLITPVSSKADLKAFVDLPWRLYANDPNWVPPLKSEVYGLLTPGKNPFFDHAEAQYFLARRGNKVVGRISAHFDKLALAQPVEQGMGPGTGNFGLFEAEDAETGAALIAAAEGWLKAKGMTRVLGPISLSIWEEPGLLIQGHDHPPTVMMGHNSAAYQPMVEGAGYQPVKQLKTYELDITKNFPPLIERIVASGEKSARITIRKVDKSKFDQEAAIILGILNDAWGKNWGFVPITDAEVAFTGKKLKPLVFEDLIMIAELEGEPVAFMMTLPDLNEALKPLNGSLFPFGWIKLLRWLRKPQVSTMRVPLMGVVQRLQSTRMASQLAFMMIEYIRRNALAHYSATRGEIGWVLDDNQGMNAIADAIESRVNKIYQVYEKTL, encoded by the coding sequence GTGGCATCAACCGATCTCCTCATCACCCCCGTTTCCTCCAAGGCCGATCTCAAGGCCTTTGTCGACCTGCCCTGGCGGCTCTACGCCAATGATCCCAATTGGGTGCCGCCGCTCAAGTCCGAAGTCTACGGCCTGCTGACGCCGGGCAAGAATCCCTTCTTCGACCATGCCGAGGCCCAATATTTCCTCGCCCGGCGCGGAAACAAGGTGGTCGGCCGCATTTCCGCGCATTTCGACAAGCTGGCGCTGGCCCAGCCGGTCGAACAGGGCATGGGTCCGGGCACCGGTAATTTCGGCCTGTTCGAGGCGGAAGATGCCGAAACCGGCGCCGCCCTGATCGCCGCGGCCGAAGGCTGGCTCAAGGCCAAGGGGATGACCCGCGTGCTCGGCCCGATCTCGCTGTCGATCTGGGAAGAGCCCGGCCTGCTGATCCAGGGCCATGACCATCCGCCGACGGTGATGATGGGTCATAACAGCGCCGCCTATCAGCCGATGGTCGAGGGCGCCGGCTATCAGCCGGTCAAGCAGCTCAAGACCTATGAACTCGACATCACGAAGAATTTCCCGCCGCTAATCGAGCGCATCGTCGCTTCGGGCGAAAAAAGCGCGCGCATCACCATCCGCAAGGTCGACAAGTCGAAATTCGATCAGGAAGCCGCGATCATCCTGGGCATCCTCAACGACGCCTGGGGCAAGAATTGGGGCTTCGTGCCGATCACCGACGCCGAAGTCGCCTTCACCGGCAAGAAGCTCAAGCCGCTGGTGTTCGAGGATCTGATCATGATCGCGGAGCTGGAAGGCGAACCCGTCGCCTTCATGATGACCCTGCCCGACCTCAACGAGGCGTTGAAGCCGCTCAACGGTTCACTCTTCCCGTTCGGCTGGATCAAGCTGCTGCGCTGGCTGCGCAAGCCGCAGGTCAGCACGATGCGCGTGCCGCTGATGGGCGTGGTCCAGCGGCTGCAATCGACCCGCATGGCCAGCCAGCTCGCCTTCATGATGATCGAATATATCCGTCGCAACGCTCTGGCCCATTACAGTGCGACGCGCGGCGAGATCGGCTGGGTGCTGGACGATAATCAGGGCATGAACGCGATCGCCGACGCCATCGAATCCAGGGTCAACAAGATCTATCAGGTCTACGAAAAGACGCTATAA
- the bcp gene encoding thioredoxin-dependent thiol peroxidase gives MLEQGAMLPEVALKDADGVDFSLARYRGKPVVVYFYPKADTPGCTSEAKDFTELANEFAALGVAVVGVSKDKPAKLKKFGDKYGLAVTLASDEPGTACEAFGTWVEKSLYGRQYMGIARATFLADGDGKVERVWPKVKVKGHAAEVLEAAKAL, from the coding sequence ATGCTTGAACAGGGAGCGATGCTGCCCGAGGTGGCGCTGAAAGATGCGGATGGCGTGGACTTCAGTTTGGCGCGCTATCGCGGCAAGCCGGTGGTGGTCTATTTCTATCCCAAGGCGGACACGCCCGGCTGCACCAGCGAGGCGAAGGACTTCACCGAACTGGCGAACGAATTCGCGGCGCTCGGCGTGGCGGTGGTCGGCGTGTCGAAGGACAAGCCGGCAAAGCTCAAGAAGTTCGGCGACAAATATGGGCTGGCGGTGACGCTGGCGTCGGACGAGCCAGGCACGGCCTGTGAGGCGTTCGGCACCTGGGTCGAAAAGTCGCTCTATGGCCGCCAATATATGGGGATCGCGCGGGCGACCTTCCTGGCGGACGGCGACGGCAAGGTCGAGCGGGTCTGGCCCAAGGTGAAGGTCAAGGGCCATGCCGCCGAGGTGCTGGAGGCGGCGAAGGCGCTTTGA
- a CDS encoding ferritin-like domain-containing protein, with protein sequence MTLPPAIDSVGAGCAHVLTIADPTAKLMAARAVARRWRLGRLAHRFDTVMPDRPARPDAPELLPPGQMPKRSKMGTDRGRIAMLHALAHIEFVAIDLAFDLIGRFGGEFPAGFTDEWMRVGADEAMHFALLDRRLRQLGSHYGALPAHDGLWQAASETAGDALARLAVVPMVLEARALDITPSTIARFEGVGDHISAKMLQRIMTDEIRHVSAGTTWFNQATNRLGLDPVKHYQILVKRHFRGSVKPPFNDSARRQAGLTRDFYDALAS encoded by the coding sequence TTGACCTTGCCACCTGCCATCGATTCCGTGGGCGCGGGGTGCGCCCATGTGCTGACCATTGCCGACCCGACCGCCAAGCTGATGGCGGCGCGGGCGGTGGCGCGTCGCTGGCGGCTGGGACGGCTGGCGCATCGGTTCGACACAGTGATGCCCGACCGGCCGGCCCGGCCCGATGCACCCGAACTGCTGCCGCCGGGGCAAATGCCCAAGCGCAGCAAGATGGGTACGGATCGCGGGCGGATCGCGATGCTGCACGCACTGGCCCATATCGAGTTTGTCGCGATCGACCTGGCGTTCGACCTGATCGGGCGGTTCGGCGGCGAATTTCCGGCGGGCTTCACCGACGAATGGATGCGGGTCGGCGCGGACGAGGCGATGCATTTCGCGCTGCTCGACCGGCGGCTGCGGCAGTTGGGCAGCCATTATGGCGCGCTGCCGGCGCATGACGGGCTGTGGCAGGCGGCGAGCGAGACGGCGGGCGATGCGCTGGCCCGGCTGGCGGTGGTGCCAATGGTGCTGGAGGCCCGCGCGCTGGATATCACACCGTCCACGATCGCGCGGTTCGAAGGGGTGGGCGACCATATATCCGCGAAGATGTTGCAGCGGATTATGACGGATGAGATTCGCCATGTGTCGGCGGGGACGACATGGTTCAACCAGGCGACGAACCGATTGGGGCTAGACCCCGTCAAACATTACCAAATCCTTGTGAAACGCCATTTTCGGGGGAGCGTTAAGCCACCGTTCAACGACTCGGCGCGTCGGCAGGCCGGTTTGACGCGGGATTTCTACGACGCGCTTGCAAGCTGA
- a CDS encoding LysR family transcriptional regulator, giving the protein MADRYAEILSFVKIAESGSLSEAARRLDLSLAATSRRLSQLESRLGVMLVRRNSRHMTLTQEGQIFYEKAGQALSDIDQAENVVMRNATEPVGALRVVTTLHSGRSRLAPLFQHYATLHPEVAVHLEAAGQAANIVETGHDIAICFDPPPDSGLIMKRLADNPRMLCASPEYLSRRGVPRTIEDLASHDRIVIGGGQDMWRAIDMDMGRDNSRASRVLSTNDGELARLWALNGAGIVIKSLWAVSDDLEEGRLQTVLPAVALPESPIVALYLPAQGDSAKVRSCLDFLARHLKPAEATPAAA; this is encoded by the coding sequence ATGGCCGATCGCTATGCTGAAATCCTGTCCTTCGTGAAAATTGCCGAATCGGGCAGCCTGTCCGAAGCGGCCAGACGACTGGACCTGTCGCTTGCCGCGACCAGTCGCCGCCTGTCGCAACTGGAGTCGCGGCTGGGGGTGATGCTGGTGCGCCGCAACAGCCGGCACATGACGCTGACGCAGGAAGGCCAGATATTCTACGAGAAGGCGGGGCAGGCGCTGTCCGACATCGATCAGGCGGAAAATGTCGTGATGCGCAACGCCACCGAGCCGGTCGGAGCATTGCGCGTGGTGACGACGCTGCATTCGGGTCGCAGCCGGTTGGCGCCGCTGTTCCAGCATTATGCCACGCTGCACCCGGAGGTGGCGGTGCATCTGGAGGCGGCGGGGCAGGCGGCCAATATCGTCGAGACCGGCCATGACATCGCCATCTGTTTCGATCCGCCGCCCGACAGCGGCCTGATCATGAAGCGGCTGGCCGACAATCCGCGCATGCTCTGCGCCTCGCCCGAATATCTCAGCCGGCGCGGCGTGCCGCGCACGATCGAGGATCTGGCCAGCCATGACCGGATCGTCATTGGCGGCGGGCAGGATATGTGGCGCGCGATCGACATGGACATGGGGCGGGACAACAGCCGGGCGAGCCGGGTGCTGAGCACCAATGATGGCGAACTGGCACGGCTATGGGCGCTCAATGGCGCCGGTATCGTCATCAAGTCGCTATGGGCGGTGTCGGACGATCTGGAAGAGGGGCGGTTGCAGACGGTGCTGCCCGCTGTCGCGCTGCCGGAATCGCCTATCGTTGCCCTCTATCTGCCGGCGCAGGGGGACAGCGCCAAGGTGCGCAGTTGCCTCGACTTCCTGGCGCGCCATCTGAAGCCGGCCGAGGCGACCCCGGCCGCCGCCTGA
- the xth gene encoding exodeoxyribonuclease III: MRIATFNINGIKARLPRLLEWLDETRPDIACLQEIKTSDETFPVKDIEDAGYGVIWHGQKGFNGVAILARGDQPVEARRGLEGEPEDEQSRYLEADVKGVRVASIYLPNGNPQPGPKFDYKLRWMKRLRERAAEIWAEEVPAILAGDYNVIPRDVDIYSPKAMADDALMQPESREAYRRLLGDGWTDSILTRHPAGGVWTYWDYQAGAWPRDAGFRIDHLLLSPAAADRLVDAQVDKAFRGREKASDHAPTWVELRDI; encoded by the coding sequence ATGCGTATCGCCACCTTCAACATCAACGGCATCAAGGCGCGGCTGCCGCGCCTGCTGGAATGGCTGGACGAGACCCGGCCCGACATCGCCTGCCTGCAGGAAATCAAGACGTCCGACGAGACCTTTCCGGTCAAGGATATCGAGGATGCCGGCTATGGCGTGATCTGGCACGGGCAGAAGGGCTTCAACGGCGTGGCCATCCTGGCGCGCGGCGACCAGCCGGTGGAGGCGCGCCGGGGCCTGGAGGGCGAGCCCGAGGACGAGCAGAGCCGCTATCTGGAAGCCGATGTGAAGGGGGTGCGGGTCGCCAGCATCTACCTGCCCAACGGCAATCCCCAGCCGGGGCCGAAATTCGATTACAAGCTGCGCTGGATGAAGCGGCTGCGGGAACGGGCGGCGGAAATCTGGGCGGAGGAAGTGCCCGCCATCCTGGCCGGCGACTATAATGTCATCCCGCGCGACGTGGATATCTATTCGCCCAAGGCGATGGCGGACGATGCGCTGATGCAGCCCGAAAGCCGGGAGGCCTATCGCCGGCTGCTGGGCGATGGCTGGACCGATTCGATCCTGACCCGCCATCCGGCCGGGGGCGTGTGGACCTATTGGGACTATCAGGCCGGCGCCTGGCCGCGCGACGCGGGCTTCCGCATCGATCATCTGCTGCTGAGCCCGGCAGCGGCCGATCGGCTGGTCGATGCCCAGGTCGACAAGGCGTTTCGCGGCCGGGAAAAGGCGAGCGATCATGCGCCGACCTGGGTCGAGCTGCGCGATATCTGA
- a CDS encoding YdeI/OmpD-associated family protein: MTDDFLQGTVHEAADDMQAAIRADAGIFALWQGLTPLGRNEIICWVEDARQAATRARRIARTVEELQEGKKRPCCWAGCIHRTDKAPSRWQQAVLIEGKGKRR, translated from the coding sequence ATGACGGACGATTTCCTCCAGGGCACGGTGCATGAGGCGGCCGATGACATGCAGGCGGCGATCCGGGCCGACGCCGGCATCTTCGCACTGTGGCAGGGGCTGACGCCGCTTGGCCGCAACGAGATCATCTGCTGGGTCGAGGATGCCAGGCAGGCCGCGACCCGCGCGCGGCGCATTGCACGCACTGTCGAGGAATTGCAGGAAGGCAAGAAGCGGCCCTGCTGCTGGGCCGGCTGCATCCACCGCACCGACAAGGCGCCGAGCCGCTGGCAGCAGGCGGTGCTGATCGAGGGGAAGGGGAAACGGCGCTAG